A stretch of the Streptomyces sp. WMMB303 genome encodes the following:
- the gatA gene encoding Asp-tRNA(Asn)/Glu-tRNA(Gln) amidotransferase subunit GatA encodes MPEELITLTAAELAARIASGEVTAVEATEAHLARIGAVDEKVNAFLHVDCEGALAQAREVDAKRERGEKLGPLAGVPLALKDLFTTEGVPTTAGSKILEGWIPPYDATVTKRLKDADVVILGKTNMDEFAMGSSTESSAYGPTANPWDLTRIPGGSGGGSAASLAAHMAPLAIGTDTGGSIRQPAAVTGTVGVKPTYGGVSRYGMIAFSSSLDQGGPCARTVLDAALLHSVIAGHDERDSTSIAQPVPDIVAAARNGSASGMRVGVVKEFRGEGYQDGVMQRFDESVELLRELGAEVVELSCPSFTKALAAYYLIAPSECSSNLARFDAMRYGLRSGDDGSHSAEEVTALTREEGFGDEVKRRVMLGTYALSSGYYDAYYGSAQKVRTLITRDFEKAFEQVDVVVSPTSPTTAWPIGERVDDPMAMYLADVCTLPSNLAGNSAMSIPCGLAPEDGLPVGLQIIAPAMADDRLYRVGAALEAAFQARWGHPLLEEAPSL; translated from the coding sequence ATGCCGGAGGAACTGATCACGCTGACCGCCGCCGAGCTGGCGGCGCGGATCGCGAGCGGCGAGGTCACCGCCGTCGAGGCGACCGAGGCCCATCTGGCCCGGATCGGCGCGGTGGACGAGAAGGTCAACGCCTTCCTGCACGTGGACTGCGAGGGCGCGCTCGCCCAGGCCCGCGAGGTGGACGCCAAGCGGGAGCGCGGCGAGAAGCTGGGCCCGCTGGCCGGCGTCCCGCTGGCGCTGAAGGACCTGTTCACCACCGAGGGGGTGCCGACCACCGCGGGGTCGAAGATCCTGGAGGGCTGGATCCCGCCCTACGACGCGACGGTCACCAAGCGGCTGAAGGACGCCGACGTCGTCATCCTCGGCAAGACCAACATGGACGAGTTCGCCATGGGGTCCTCCACCGAGAGCAGCGCCTACGGCCCGACCGCCAACCCCTGGGACCTCACCCGGATCCCGGGCGGCTCCGGCGGCGGCTCGGCCGCCTCGCTCGCCGCGCACATGGCGCCGCTGGCCATCGGCACGGACACCGGCGGCTCGATCCGCCAGCCCGCCGCCGTGACCGGCACGGTCGGCGTCAAGCCCACCTACGGCGGGGTCTCCCGGTACGGGATGATCGCCTTCTCCTCGTCGCTGGACCAGGGCGGCCCCTGCGCCCGTACGGTGCTGGACGCGGCGCTGCTGCACAGCGTCATCGCGGGCCACGACGAGCGGGACTCCACCTCCATCGCGCAGCCGGTCCCGGACATCGTGGCGGCGGCCCGCAACGGCTCGGCGAGCGGGATGCGCGTCGGCGTCGTCAAGGAGTTCCGCGGCGAGGGCTACCAGGACGGGGTGATGCAGCGCTTCGACGAGTCCGTCGAACTGCTGCGCGAGCTGGGCGCGGAGGTCGTGGAGCTGTCCTGCCCCTCGTTCACCAAGGCCCTGGCGGCCTACTACCTGATCGCCCCGTCCGAGTGCTCCTCCAACCTGGCCCGGTTCGACGCCATGCGCTACGGCCTGCGCAGCGGTGACGACGGCAGCCACTCGGCGGAGGAGGTCACGGCGCTGACCCGGGAGGAGGGCTTCGGCGACGAGGTCAAGCGCCGCGTCATGCTCGGCACCTATGCGCTCAGCTCCGGCTACTACGACGCCTACTACGGCTCGGCGCAGAAGGTCCGCACCCTGATCACCCGTGATTTCGAGAAGGCGTTCGAGCAGGTGGACGTGGTGGTCTCGCCGACATCCCCCACCACCGCCTGGCCGATCGGCGAACGCGTCGACGACCCGATGGCGATGTACCTCGCCGACGTCTGCACACTCCCGTCCAACCTGGCGGGCAACTCAGCCATGTCCATCCCGTGCGGTCTCGCGCCGGAGGACGGGCTCCCGGTGGGGCTGCAGATCATCGCCCCCGCCATGGCCGATGACAGGCTCTACCGTGTCGGTGCGGCCCTGGAGGCCGCCTTCCAGGCACGTTGGGGGCACCCGCTGCTAGAGGAGGCACCGTCGCTGTGA
- the gatC gene encoding Asp-tRNA(Asn)/Glu-tRNA(Gln) amidotransferase subunit GatC has protein sequence MPGISREEVAHLAKLARLELKDEELDHFAGQLDDIIGAVAAVSDVADEAVPPTSHPLPLTNVMRPDEVRPSLTPQQALSGAPAQEQQRFKVPQILGEE, from the coding sequence ATGCCTGGCATCTCGCGCGAGGAGGTCGCCCACCTCGCGAAGCTGGCGCGCCTGGAGCTGAAGGACGAAGAGCTCGACCACTTCGCCGGACAGCTCGACGACATCATCGGCGCGGTGGCCGCCGTCTCCGATGTCGCCGACGAGGCCGTACCACCGACCTCCCACCCGCTCCCGCTCACCAACGTCATGCGGCCGGACGAGGTCCGTCCGTCGCTGACCCCGCAGCAGGCGCTCTCCGGAGCCCCCGCGCAGGAGCAGCAGCGCTTCAAGGTGCCGCAGATCCTGGGGGAGGAGTGA
- a CDS encoding serine hydrolase domain-containing protein: protein MSPGGSRTALAEPRVNTCGSEAALTDRLAREAARVDAPDVVFGVTRHGRRTVVTGGRAQPPATPREALRYELGSLSKTYTVLLLATLADEAVLHQDDPLTVHLPPTARPAHRSAHRITLRHLATHTSGLPRIPHALVPAALLRPHSNGYAGFGTERLLRSFAATRPRHPAGRRWIYSNFGIALLGPALSHAGGESFPALLGTRVLRPLGLTGTTLGPGPAGADAVGHRRDGRTPVPAADMGGFGAAGAVRATPHDLLGFLEAHLNPADTPLSGPLRAVQRAQLHRGGERGETHTLTWFQHPAPGGPLLFHAGATFGQQAFCGFHPASGTGLTAVATRRYRGCRLVPTAYDLLYALVEEAAAG from the coding sequence GTGAGCCCGGGCGGCTCCCGGACCGCACTCGCCGAGCCGCGGGTGAACACCTGCGGCTCCGAGGCCGCGCTCACCGACCGGCTGGCCCGCGAAGCGGCCCGCGTGGACGCCCCGGACGTGGTATTCGGCGTCACCCGGCACGGCCGGCGCACCGTGGTGACCGGTGGTCGGGCACAGCCGCCGGCCACTCCGCGGGAGGCGCTGCGCTACGAACTGGGCTCGCTCTCCAAGACCTACACCGTGCTGCTGCTGGCGACGCTGGCCGACGAGGCCGTACTGCACCAGGACGATCCGCTCACAGTCCACCTGCCGCCCACGGCCCGGCCCGCGCACCGCTCGGCCCACCGCATCACGCTGCGCCACCTGGCCACGCACACCTCCGGGCTGCCCCGCATCCCGCACGCACTCGTCCCGGCCGCGCTGCTGCGGCCGCACTCCAACGGCTACGCCGGCTTCGGCACCGAGCGGCTGCTGCGCAGCTTCGCCGCCACCCGGCCACGGCATCCGGCGGGCCGCCGGTGGATCTACTCCAACTTCGGGATCGCCCTGCTGGGCCCCGCCCTCTCCCATGCGGGCGGCGAGAGCTTCCCCGCGCTGCTGGGCACCCGGGTGCTGCGGCCCCTCGGGCTGACCGGCACCACGCTGGGGCCGGGGCCCGCCGGCGCGGACGCGGTCGGGCACCGGAGAGACGGCCGCACCCCCGTCCCCGCCGCCGACATGGGCGGGTTCGGTGCGGCGGGCGCCGTCCGGGCCACCCCGCACGATCTGCTCGGTTTCCTGGAGGCCCACCTGAACCCCGCGGACACTCCGCTGAGCGGCCCGCTGCGCGCAGTGCAGCGGGCCCAGTTGCACCGGGGCGGTGAACGCGGTGAGACCCACACCCTGACCTGGTTCCAGCACCCCGCGCCGGGCGGGCCGCTCCTCTTCCACGCCGGTGCGACCTTCGGGCAGCAGGCGTTCTGCGGCTTCCACCCGGCCTCCGGCACCGGCCTGACCGCCGTGGCCACCCGCCGCTACCGCGGCTGCCGACTGGTACCGACCGCCTACGACCTGCTGTACGCGCTGGTGGAGGAGGCCGCGGCGGGGTGA